From the Halodesulfovibrio sp. genome, one window contains:
- a CDS encoding NAD(P)/FAD-dependent oxidoreductase, which yields MTKIEKPDVLVIGSGPAGGAVARTCAAEGKQVVVADYQPFGGTCPLRGCEPKKFLFDVTNVALRRMHMKERGLRGCLSIDWKKMMTGMAAMRDPIPKLVEEFYESHGITGVHGKAQFLTPDTVVINRIQYQPKKIVIAAGAKSRPVHFQGHELLTTTDEFFEMQELPSRIVFIGGGFIAFELSHVAAIAGAQVDVVLRSERFLRRFDASLVDCMIEASRDMGVRFHTMLPPNTLTREGDDLVLCAGEDNIEFRADCVVLAAGRIAHVEDLNPEKGGLELNQKGGIKVNEYMQSTSNPRVYAAGDVVGNSMELTPVASMEGMVVSHNILHGNEESPDYSVVPFTLFTHPPLSTVGMREEEAQAQNIPYKVFEGSSSGWSEYRRIGELYPSYKVLVSKKDDTILGATVNGHNSEEIINIFAFAMRTNTTVAELTKWLWAYPSFGYTIRYMFK from the coding sequence ATGACCAAAATAGAAAAACCGGATGTTCTTGTTATTGGATCTGGACCAGCGGGTGGGGCGGTTGCACGCACCTGTGCCGCAGAAGGAAAACAGGTGGTCGTGGCAGATTACCAGCCTTTTGGTGGAACATGCCCGCTGCGTGGGTGTGAGCCGAAGAAGTTTCTGTTCGATGTGACTAATGTTGCGCTACGGCGTATGCACATGAAGGAAAGAGGGTTGCGCGGATGTCTTTCCATTGACTGGAAAAAGATGATGACCGGAATGGCAGCCATGCGTGATCCTATTCCGAAACTTGTTGAAGAATTTTATGAGAGTCATGGCATTACAGGTGTACATGGCAAGGCTCAGTTTTTAACGCCGGATACTGTGGTCATCAATCGGATTCAGTATCAGCCGAAAAAAATAGTAATTGCAGCCGGAGCTAAGTCCCGCCCTGTTCATTTTCAAGGGCATGAACTGCTTACAACAACCGACGAATTTTTTGAGATGCAGGAACTTCCATCGCGTATTGTGTTTATCGGTGGTGGGTTTATTGCTTTTGAGCTTTCGCATGTGGCTGCTATTGCTGGTGCGCAAGTTGATGTTGTGCTTCGCAGTGAGCGCTTTTTGCGTCGTTTTGATGCATCATTAGTTGATTGCATGATTGAGGCAAGCCGCGATATGGGCGTACGCTTTCATACAATGCTTCCTCCAAACACACTTACACGCGAAGGGGACGACTTAGTTTTGTGCGCTGGTGAGGATAATATCGAATTTAGAGCAGACTGCGTTGTGCTGGCAGCGGGACGAATAGCTCACGTTGAGGATTTAAATCCAGAAAAAGGCGGGCTTGAGTTAAATCAAAAAGGCGGCATCAAGGTCAACGAGTACATGCAAAGTACCTCCAACCCACGGGTTTATGCTGCCGGTGATGTTGTGGGAAATAGCATGGAGCTGACTCCTGTTGCTTCTATGGAAGGCATGGTCGTTTCACATAATATATTGCATGGCAATGAAGAAAGTCCTGACTACTCCGTGGTGCCATTCACGCTGTTTACGCATCCTCCATTAAGCACTGTTGGAATGCGTGAAGAAGAAGCACAGGCGCAGAATATTCCATATAAAGTTTTCGAAGGAAGCTCTTCGGGCTGGTCAGAATATAGGAGGATTGGCGAGCTGTATCCTTCGTACAAAGTTCTTGTTTCTAAGAAGGATGATACCATTTTAGGAGCAACGGTGAATGGACATAATTCGGAAGAGATAATTAATATTTTTGCATTTGCTATGCGCACGAATACAACTGTTGCAGAACTGACAAAGTGGTTGTGGGCGTATCCGTCGTTCGGGTACACCATCAGATATATGTTCAAATAA